One part of the Alistipes onderdonkii genome encodes these proteins:
- a CDS encoding OsmC family protein, with product MIEKVTLQLSGDADFTSEGGPRCEEMNPKTLLLYAAAKCVGKTALMIMDKERFRPKRFEIGISGELSDETPQSESTFKSFHVVYNIECDTEDDQAKVSRAVTLAHEKYCGMMQMLRKVAPVSHEIAVVSTEPAKA from the coding sequence ATGATCGAAAAAGTAACGCTGCAACTCTCCGGGGATGCGGACTTCACGTCCGAAGGCGGGCCCCGCTGCGAAGAGATGAACCCCAAGACACTGCTGCTCTATGCCGCGGCGAAATGCGTCGGCAAGACAGCCCTGATGATTATGGACAAGGAACGTTTCCGCCCCAAACGCTTCGAGATCGGCATTTCGGGCGAGCTCTCGGACGAAACGCCCCAATCCGAAAGCACCTTCAAATCGTTCCACGTAGTCTACAACATCGAATGCGACACCGAGGACGACCAGGCCAAAGTGAGCCGTGCGGTGACGCTGGCGCACGAAAAGTACTGCGGCATGATGCAGATGCTGCGCAAGGTCGCACCCGTATCGCACGAAATCGCGGTGGTCAGCACCGAGCCTGCGA